One part of the Thiothrix nivea DSM 5205 genome encodes these proteins:
- a CDS encoding selenium metabolism-associated LysR family transcriptional regulator, with protein MADRRLQVFHAVARLLSFTKAAEVLHMTQPAVTFQIRQLEDQFDTRLFDRTHNRVSLTEAGRIVFEYAERIFEQYNEMENAIREMTNDISGSLTIGASTTISEYMLPALLGEFNAKNPDVKLRLRVSNTEGIISMVENNVIDLAVVEGQVNNKNLLVEVCRQDDLVLIVPPSHALAGKENVKLKEVLEYPFICREEGSGTREVVLDYMYALGMDKHAMNACLELGSPEAVKGAVEAGMGVSIVSSASIGKELKLGSLLAIPLDPPLTRDFSFVRQRQKFKVRAMEELLEFARSYCENLKK; from the coding sequence ATGGCCGATAGAAGATTACAGGTCTTTCATGCAGTAGCCAGGCTATTGAGTTTCACCAAGGCTGCGGAAGTGCTGCACATGACCCAGCCGGCAGTCACATTCCAGATCCGCCAACTGGAAGACCAGTTTGATACACGTCTGTTCGACAGGACACACAACCGCGTTTCCCTGACAGAAGCAGGCAGGATTGTGTTTGAATACGCGGAGCGTATTTTCGAGCAATACAACGAAATGGAAAACGCGATCCGCGAGATGACCAATGACATCAGCGGCTCGCTGACCATTGGTGCCAGCACGACCATTTCCGAGTACATGCTGCCTGCCCTTCTGGGTGAGTTCAACGCCAAGAACCCTGATGTCAAGCTACGTCTGCGTGTTTCTAACACGGAAGGCATCATTTCCATGGTCGAGAACAATGTCATTGACTTGGCAGTGGTCGAAGGTCAGGTCAACAACAAGAATCTGCTGGTGGAAGTCTGCCGTCAGGATGACCTTGTGCTGATCGTGCCGCCAAGCCATGCACTGGCTGGCAAGGAAAACGTCAAGCTCAAGGAAGTGTTGGAGTACCCCTTTATCTGCCGTGAGGAAGGTTCCGGTACCCGTGAAGTGGTGCTCGACTATATGTATGCACTGGGTATGGACAAGCACGCTATGAACGCCTGTCTCGAACTGGGCAGCCCGGAAGCAGTGAAAGGCGCGGTTGAAGCTGGTATGGGCGTTTCCATCGTTTCCAGCGCCAGTATCGGCAAGGAGCTGAAGCTGGGTTCCCTGCTGGCTATCCCGCTGGATCCGCCACTGACCCGCGACTTCTCGTTTGTACGCCAGCGCCAGAAGTTCAAGGTACGGGCAATGGAAGAGCTGCTTGAATTTGCACGTAGTTACTGCGAAAACCTGAAAAAATAG
- the ccoS gene encoding cbb3-type cytochrome oxidase assembly protein CcoS, translated as MEALYLLIPIAVGVMVIVVVAFIYSVKSGQYDDLEGPAHRILMDDDDPRIPGRQVKQPEKKAAVNPSEEKNG; from the coding sequence GTGGAAGCTTTATATTTGCTTATTCCGATTGCTGTCGGAGTCATGGTAATTGTGGTCGTTGCTTTTATTTACTCGGTAAAAAGCGGCCAGTACGATGATCTGGAGGGGCCAGCCCACCGGATTCTGATGGACGACGATGACCCCAGGATTCCAGGACGGCAGGTTAAACAGCCCGAAAAAAAAGCTGCGGTTAATCCGTCAGAGGAAAAAAATGGTTAG
- the serS gene encoding serine--tRNA ligase, with amino-acid sequence MLDPKRLRTELGEVASQLARRGFKLDIDGIRALEERRKAVQVETQNLQNERNSRSKKIGQAKAKGEDIQPLLAEVTDLGDSLKVREQELANLQAELDAIVMGIPNLLDASVPDGADENANVEIRRWGEPAQLDFEPKDHVDLGLPNGWMDFDAGAKLTGSRFVVMRGAMARMHRALIQFMLDTHTGEHGYTEVYTPYMVNADSLRGTGQLPKFEEDLFKLSNEQGYYLIPTAEVPVTNLARDTIIDAADLPVKYACHTPCFRSEAGSYGKDTRGLIRQHQFEKVEMVKLVRPEDSWAELESLTANAEAILQKLGLPYRVIVLCAGDTGFSSAKTYDIEVWLPGQQKYREISSCSNFVDFQARRMMARYRNPETGKPELLHTLNGSGLAVGRTLVAVLENYQEADGRIRIPEALRGYMGNAEYLA; translated from the coding sequence ATGCTGGATCCAAAACGTTTAAGAACAGAACTGGGTGAAGTCGCTAGCCAGTTGGCGCGGCGCGGTTTCAAGCTGGATATCGACGGCATTCGTGCGCTGGAAGAGCGCCGCAAGGCGGTGCAAGTGGAAACCCAGAACCTGCAAAACGAGCGTAATTCCCGTTCCAAAAAGATCGGCCAGGCCAAGGCCAAAGGCGAAGACATCCAGCCGCTGCTGGCAGAAGTTACCGACCTGGGCGATAGCTTAAAGGTGAGGGAACAGGAACTCGCCAACCTGCAAGCTGAGCTGGATGCCATTGTCATGGGTATCCCCAATCTGCTGGACGCTTCCGTGCCGGATGGGGCGGATGAAAACGCCAACGTCGAAATCCGCCGCTGGGGTGAGCCTGCGCAACTCGATTTCGAGCCGAAAGACCACGTTGACCTCGGCCTACCCAATGGCTGGATGGATTTTGATGCCGGGGCGAAACTGACCGGTTCCCGCTTCGTGGTGATGCGCGGGGCGATGGCACGGATGCACCGGGCCTTGATCCAGTTCATGCTGGATACGCACACGGGTGAACATGGCTATACCGAGGTGTATACGCCGTATATGGTCAACGCCGACAGCCTGCGCGGCACTGGCCAGTTGCCCAAGTTCGAGGAAGACCTGTTCAAGCTCAGCAACGAGCAAGGCTATTACCTGATCCCGACCGCTGAAGTGCCGGTGACGAATCTGGCGCGTGACACTATCATCGATGCGGCTGATTTGCCGGTGAAGTATGCTTGCCATACGCCTTGCTTCCGTTCCGAAGCCGGTTCCTACGGCAAGGATACGCGCGGCCTGATCCGCCAGCACCAGTTTGAGAAGGTGGAAATGGTCAAGCTGGTGCGCCCGGAAGATTCCTGGGCGGAACTGGAAAGCCTGACCGCCAATGCCGAAGCCATCCTGCAAAAGCTGGGGTTGCCTTACCGGGTGATCGTGCTGTGCGCGGGGGATACCGGTTTTTCGTCTGCCAAGACCTACGACATTGAAGTATGGTTGCCGGGTCAGCAGAAATACCGTGAAATTTCTTCCTGCTCCAACTTCGTCGACTTCCAGGCGCGGCGCATGATGGCGCGTTACCGTAACCCTGAAACCGGCAAACCCGAATTGCTGCATACCCTGAATGGCTCTGGTTTAGCTGTGGGGCGTACTTTGGTGGCTGTGCTGGAAAACTATCAGGAGGCGGATGGGCGCATCCGGATACCAGAAGCGTTGCGTGGTTATATGGGCAATGCCGAGTATCTGGCGTAA
- a CDS encoding heavy metal translocating P-type ATPase, whose amino-acid sequence MTETVMQVPVTDCFHCGQPIPSGAHYPVTIDGDERNMCCTGCQAVATAIVDNNLTDYYRFRTSIGDKPEDLVPEALRQLQVYDAPELQKSFVRDTGSNIREASLILEGIVCAACVWLNEHHVKQLDGVLDFRINYSTHRATLKWDNERIHLSDVLKAITEIGYHAHPFDPGRLESLQKKEKSAALRRIAVAGLGMMQVMMIAVAMYIGVASDMDTGMRDFLRWISLVMTTPVVFYSARVFFSSAWRDLRRGRFGMDVPVSLAIGIAFSASVWATLTGGGEVYFDSVSMFTFFLLTGRYLEMAARHKAGQVAEELVRLMPATATRLRNGEQEVVPVSQLEPGDYLLVKPGEVVPADGVVTEGVSSTNESLLTGESLPCHKRQGDALVGGTVNVESPLTMQVEKVGDSTVLASIIRLLERAQAEKPELARLAEKVASRFVPIILLIAVGVFFWWYLHEPSRAFWIALSVLVITCPCAFSLATPAALTAATGLLTSKGVLTTRGHALETLARVDHIIFDKTGTLSHGHLEVARFQALGDATSSFCKHVAAGLETASEHPVAHAILRLSDNPVAFTNLTAESGRGVKGVYQQKHYRIGTQNFVRELTGCDLPPMATQQPAGQSQVFLGSEDGWLAVVGLADQLRAEAGQMVGELQALGVDVTLLSGDAPPVVAAVAQQLAIPHALGGQLPDGKVAYMRGLLADGATVAMVGDGVNDAPVLAGAPVSIAMGSGSQLAQASADMVLLSENLRQLPFAIHTARRMQTIIKQNFLWTIVYNMVAIPLAASGVIAPWMAAIGMSASSLIVVLNALRLKN is encoded by the coding sequence ATGACAGAAACTGTAATGCAGGTTCCGGTGACGGACTGCTTCCATTGTGGCCAGCCTATCCCCTCTGGCGCACATTACCCGGTTACCATTGATGGCGATGAACGCAACATGTGCTGTACCGGTTGCCAGGCCGTGGCGACTGCCATCGTCGACAACAACCTGACCGATTACTACCGTTTCCGCACCAGTATAGGCGACAAGCCCGAAGACCTGGTGCCGGAAGCCCTGCGCCAGTTGCAGGTCTACGACGCGCCGGAATTGCAGAAATCCTTTGTGCGCGACACTGGTAGCAATATCCGCGAAGCCTCGCTGATCCTGGAAGGCATTGTCTGCGCCGCCTGTGTGTGGCTCAACGAACACCATGTCAAGCAACTGGATGGGGTGCTGGATTTCCGCATCAACTATTCCACCCACCGTGCTACCCTGAAATGGGACAACGAACGCATCCATCTCAGCGATGTGCTTAAAGCCATTACTGAAATCGGTTATCACGCCCACCCGTTTGACCCTGGCCGTCTCGAATCCCTGCAAAAAAAGGAAAAATCTGCGGCACTGCGCCGGATAGCGGTCGCCGGGCTGGGCATGATGCAGGTTATGATGATCGCGGTGGCGATGTATATCGGTGTTGCTTCCGACATGGATACCGGGATGCGCGATTTCCTGCGCTGGATCAGCCTGGTCATGACCACACCGGTCGTGTTCTATTCGGCGCGGGTATTTTTTAGCTCGGCCTGGCGCGACCTGCGGCGTGGCCGTTTCGGCATGGATGTGCCGGTATCGCTGGCCATCGGCATTGCCTTCAGCGCCAGCGTGTGGGCAACCCTGACCGGTGGCGGGGAAGTTTATTTCGATTCGGTTAGCATGTTTACCTTTTTCCTGCTGACTGGGCGTTATCTGGAAATGGCCGCGCGCCACAAGGCTGGGCAGGTGGCGGAAGAACTGGTGCGGCTGATGCCCGCGACCGCTACCCGCTTGCGCAATGGTGAACAGGAAGTGGTGCCGGTCAGCCAGTTGGAACCCGGCGATTACCTGCTGGTCAAGCCCGGCGAAGTTGTGCCTGCGGATGGCGTCGTGACCGAGGGTGTCAGCAGCACCAATGAATCCCTGCTGACAGGGGAAAGCCTGCCGTGCCACAAGCGGCAGGGCGATGCCCTGGTCGGTGGCACGGTCAATGTCGAAAGCCCCTTGACCATGCAGGTGGAAAAAGTCGGTGACAGTACTGTGCTGGCTTCCATCATCCGCTTGCTGGAGCGTGCTCAGGCGGAAAAGCCCGAGCTGGCACGGTTGGCAGAGAAAGTGGCGTCACGTTTCGTGCCTATCATCCTGCTGATTGCGGTTGGTGTGTTCTTCTGGTGGTATTTGCATGAGCCGTCACGGGCGTTCTGGATCGCGTTGTCGGTGCTGGTGATTACTTGCCCTTGCGCGTTTTCTCTGGCTACACCGGCGGCGCTGACGGCGGCTACCGGCCTGCTGACTTCCAAAGGCGTGCTGACCACCCGTGGCCATGCGCTGGAAACCCTGGCGCGGGTCGACCATATCATTTTTGATAAGACCGGTACGCTCTCGCACGGGCATCTGGAAGTTGCCCGTTTCCAGGCATTGGGGGATGCCACCAGCAGTTTCTGCAAGCATGTGGCTGCCGGGCTGGAAACGGCTTCGGAACACCCGGTTGCCCATGCGATCTTGCGCCTCAGCGATAACCCGGTGGCATTCACCAACCTGACGGCGGAATCCGGACGTGGGGTGAAGGGTGTCTACCAGCAGAAACATTACCGTATCGGGACACAGAATTTCGTGCGTGAACTGACCGGTTGTGACTTGCCGCCAATGGCTACACAGCAGCCTGCCGGGCAGTCGCAAGTCTTCCTGGGTTCAGAAGACGGCTGGTTGGCGGTGGTCGGCCTGGCTGACCAGTTACGTGCAGAGGCAGGGCAGATGGTGGGCGAGCTGCAAGCCTTGGGTGTGGATGTCACCTTGCTGAGCGGTGATGCCCCGCCGGTTGTCGCTGCGGTTGCGCAACAGCTGGCGATTCCGCACGCGCTGGGCGGCCAGTTGCCGGATGGGAAAGTGGCTTACATGCGTGGCCTGCTGGCGGATGGGGCAACGGTGGCCATGGTTGGTGACGGCGTGAATGACGCGCCGGTCTTGGCGGGTGCGCCGGTTTCCATTGCCATGGGTAGTGGTTCCCAACTGGCACAGGCCAGTGCAGACATGGTGCTGTTGTCGGAAAACCTGCGACAGTTGCCATTCGCCATCCACACCGCCCGACGTATGCAAACCATCATAAAACAAAATTTTCTGTGGACGATAGTCTATAATATGGTGGCAATTCCCTTGGCTGCGAGCGGAGTGATCGCACCATGGATGGCAGCAATCGGGATGTCGGCCAGTTCCCTGATCGTGGTGCTGAATGCATTGCGACTGAAAAATTAG
- a CDS encoding FixH family protein, with protein sequence MENQNIALTLGVGVIIASALFFFLFKVLKRPVKLAALLTILLTQAIYIPLAALNWGGLDVFAIHFAFYTMTAVLLGVIFSNREASGGRFHWGLGVIIGFFMILVVVDATIITLANSGASEGFVKRFLPEPQRQSAKNVSSAFPGTVSNDFQKQYELYNHHMTQLQTQQERGWQVADGWLEKPQLGRASMFRLHVTDKAGQAVTGAKVEVTFLRPANKALDVSFQLMESAPGYYGKPLQLQAPGLWSMVITVARGEEVHEVKGETWIEDNP encoded by the coding sequence ATGGAAAACCAGAATATTGCATTGACGCTGGGGGTGGGCGTGATTATCGCGTCCGCCCTGTTTTTTTTCCTGTTCAAGGTGTTGAAACGCCCGGTCAAGCTGGCAGCCTTGCTGACCATCTTGCTGACGCAGGCCATCTACATCCCGCTGGCGGCCCTGAACTGGGGGGGGCTGGATGTGTTCGCGATCCATTTCGCCTTCTACACCATGACTGCCGTGTTGCTAGGGGTCATTTTCAGTAACCGGGAAGCTTCCGGGGGGCGGTTCCATTGGGGGTTGGGCGTCATTATCGGCTTTTTCATGATCCTGGTGGTGGTGGATGCCACCATCATTACCCTGGCCAACAGCGGGGCGAGCGAGGGTTTCGTCAAGCGCTTCCTGCCGGAACCCCAGCGGCAAAGCGCCAAGAATGTCTCCTCGGCATTTCCGGGTACGGTATCCAATGATTTCCAGAAGCAATACGAACTCTACAACCATCACATGACACAGCTCCAGACCCAGCAGGAACGGGGCTGGCAAGTGGCTGATGGCTGGTTGGAAAAGCCACAGTTGGGGCGCGCAAGCATGTTCCGCCTACATGTCACTGACAAGGCAGGCCAGGCTGTGACCGGTGCCAAAGTGGAAGTGACTTTCCTGCGACCGGCCAACAAGGCGCTGGATGTGAGTTTCCAGTTGATGGAATCTGCCCCCGGTTATTACGGCAAGCCGCTGCAATTGCAGGCTCCCGGCTTGTGGTCGATGGTGATTACGGTGGCACGCGGGGAGGAAGTGCATGAAGTCAAGGGCGAAACCTGGATTGAGGATAACCCGTAA
- the ccoG gene encoding cytochrome c oxidase accessory protein CcoG, with protein MSIEQVIEPKSSLQPRSVEGRFRNIKTGILVVAYAAFFLLPWLRWERAVGPDQAILFDIPGRRYYMFDLVMHAQDIFWLTALLFLAAVLLFFVTTLFGRVFCGYFCFQTLWTDAFRFIEKYIQGDRVARLRLDKQPWNAEKIRKKGLTHALWLLLALWTGISFALYWGDAFELTKAFFTGQAPTAMYGTAIILMTTTYLTAGWAKEYVCLHMCPYSRFQSVMFDQDTMIVSYDKNRGEGSTGRIKPVKEMRDQGNRQAAGHGDCVDCGLCVQVCPTGIDIRNGLQIGCIHCALCIDACDGIMDKQGWQRGLIRYTSEHALEGKKTKVIKLRTLGYGAATLLATVYLVWSIASSKLLEATAVQIRSPLFVTLSDGRIQNSYEVKINNKTMEAGRYTLAVENLPNAELDLGQITDLSLKPDSSMRVLAKIRYTVPPGDTQKNREFQFRLTPVEGKVTEPVVIPSHFITP; from the coding sequence ATGAGCATTGAACAAGTCATCGAACCGAAGTCATCCCTCCAGCCGCGTTCCGTGGAAGGCCGTTTCCGTAATATCAAGACCGGCATTCTGGTGGTTGCCTATGCGGCCTTTTTCCTGCTGCCATGGCTGCGCTGGGAACGCGCGGTAGGGCCGGATCAGGCGATCCTGTTCGATATTCCGGGCCGCCGTTACTACATGTTTGATCTGGTCATGCACGCGCAGGATATTTTCTGGCTGACGGCGTTGCTGTTCTTGGCGGCGGTGTTGCTGTTTTTCGTGACCACCCTGTTTGGGCGGGTGTTTTGCGGCTATTTCTGCTTCCAGACGTTGTGGACGGACGCTTTCCGCTTTATTGAAAAGTACATTCAGGGTGACCGGGTGGCACGGCTGCGTCTGGACAAACAGCCCTGGAATGCCGAGAAAATCCGCAAAAAAGGTCTGACCCATGCTTTGTGGCTGTTGCTGGCCTTGTGGACTGGCATCAGTTTTGCCTTGTACTGGGGTGATGCGTTTGAGTTGACCAAGGCATTTTTCACTGGGCAAGCACCCACTGCCATGTACGGCACAGCCATTATCCTGATGACAACCACGTATCTGACGGCGGGCTGGGCGAAAGAGTATGTGTGCCTGCACATGTGCCCGTATTCGCGTTTCCAGAGTGTGATGTTCGACCAGGACACCATGATCGTTTCTTACGATAAAAACCGTGGCGAAGGCTCTACCGGACGTATCAAGCCAGTCAAGGAAATGCGTGACCAGGGTAACCGGCAGGCGGCTGGTCATGGTGATTGTGTGGATTGCGGCTTGTGCGTACAAGTATGCCCAACCGGTATCGACATCCGTAACGGCTTGCAGATTGGTTGCATCCACTGTGCCCTGTGTATCGACGCTTGCGACGGCATCATGGACAAGCAGGGTTGGCAGCGTGGCCTGATCCGCTATACGTCTGAACATGCGCTGGAAGGCAAAAAGACCAAGGTCATCAAGTTGCGTACCCTGGGTTATGGCGCGGCAACCTTGCTGGCAACAGTTTATCTGGTGTGGAGCATCGCCAGCAGCAAGTTGCTGGAAGCGACCGCTGTACAAATCCGTAGCCCGCTGTTCGTCACCTTGTCGGATGGACGCATCCAGAACAGTTACGAAGTCAAGATCAACAACAAGACCATGGAAGCGGGGCGTTACACGCTGGCGGTTGAAAACCTGCCTAATGCCGAACTGGATTTGGGGCAAATCACTGATTTGAGCCTGAAACCGGATTCCAGTATGCGGGTACTGGCTAAAATCCGCTATACTGTGCCGCCGGGCGATACGCAGAAAAACCGCGAGTTCCAGTTCCGCTTGACGCCGGTGGAAGGCAAGGTAACGGAACCTGTGGTCATACCTTCACATTTTATTACGCCGTAA
- a CDS encoding AI-2E family transporter, with amino-acid sequence MIKLLNDWYNQHFSNPQVAILALLLLLGFGTVVLAGDVLAPVLAAIIIAYLLDGGVDFMRTFKLPRFIVVLIVFSVFILVLLIVLFVLAPLMLKQATQFVLEIPGMLAAGQSALSLLPEKYPTIISEQLILELLNGLRTQLTLMSQRVLSFSLSSVVDLIAFMVYLVVVPLLVFFFLKDKDSILAWFTSFLPEDRRLVSKVWSEVNGKIAGYVRGKFMEILIVWVVTFVTFLAFGLEYSMLLSFLVGISVLIPYVGAAVVTLPVAIVAYFQWGYNSDFLYVIVAYGVIQFLDGNLLVPLLFAGMVNLHPVAIITAVLVFGALWGIWGVFFAIPLATLIHAVINAWPRKADLRRSLM; translated from the coding sequence ATGATCAAGTTATTGAACGACTGGTATAACCAGCATTTTTCCAATCCTCAAGTTGCCATCCTCGCGCTGCTGTTGCTGCTTGGTTTTGGCACGGTGGTGCTGGCGGGTGATGTGCTTGCGCCGGTGTTGGCGGCAATCATCATTGCTTACCTGCTGGATGGTGGGGTGGATTTCATGCGCACCTTCAAACTGCCACGTTTCATTGTCGTCTTGATCGTGTTCAGTGTGTTTATCCTGGTGTTGTTGATCGTATTGTTTGTACTGGCTCCGTTGATGCTCAAACAGGCAACCCAGTTTGTGCTGGAAATTCCGGGGATGTTGGCGGCGGGGCAGAGCGCCCTGAGCTTATTGCCGGAAAAATACCCTACCATCATTTCCGAGCAACTGATCCTGGAATTGTTGAATGGCTTGCGTACCCAGCTGACCCTGATGTCCCAGCGGGTGTTGAGTTTCTCGTTGTCTTCAGTGGTCGACCTGATTGCCTTCATGGTGTATCTGGTGGTGGTGCCGCTGCTGGTGTTTTTCTTCCTTAAGGATAAGGACAGCATTCTGGCGTGGTTCACCTCCTTCCTGCCAGAAGACCGGCGCTTGGTATCGAAGGTCTGGAGCGAAGTAAACGGCAAGATTGCCGGTTATGTGCGCGGTAAGTTCATGGAAATCCTGATTGTGTGGGTGGTGACTTTCGTGACTTTCCTGGCGTTTGGTTTGGAATATTCCATGTTGTTGTCGTTCCTGGTGGGTATTTCGGTGCTGATCCCGTATGTGGGGGCAGCAGTTGTGACCCTGCCGGTGGCCATCGTGGCCTATTTCCAGTGGGGGTATAACTCCGACTTTCTGTACGTGATCGTGGCTTACGGGGTTATCCAGTTCCTGGATGGCAATCTGCTGGTGCCGTTGTTGTTCGCGGGGATGGTGAACCTGCATCCGGTTGCGATCATCACCGCTGTGCTGGTGTTTGGTGCGCTGTGGGGAATCTGGGGCGTCTTTTTCGCCATTCCGCTGGCGACTTTGATCCACGCGGTCATTAACGCCTGGCCGCGCAAGGCTGACCTGAGGCGGAGCCTGATGTAG